In Panicum virgatum strain AP13 chromosome 4N, P.virgatum_v5, whole genome shotgun sequence, a single window of DNA contains:
- the LOC120669528 gene encoding lysosomal Pro-X carboxypeptidase-like, whose protein sequence is MVEYPTPANFLENLPAYPIKEMCKIIDGFPANADILEKVFAAASLYYNYTGDQTCNQIEYEDNSNTSLGGWGWQACTQMIMPMSTSNESMFPPYTFSYDDMSDACFQLNRVRPRPHWITTEYCGHKTDKVLKRFGSNIIFSNGMRDPWSRGGVLKNISSSIVALVTEKGAHHLDLRSATKDDPDWVVEQRRQEVEIIQGWLDQYHQDMA, encoded by the exons ATGGTGGAGTACCCAACACCGGCCAATTTCCTGGAGAATCTACCTGCCTACCCCATCAAGGAG ATGTGCAAGATCATCGATGGATTCCCCGCGAACGCAGACATCCTGGAAAAGGTGTTTGCAGCCGCGAGCCTGTACTACAACTACACAGGAGACCAGACTTGCAACCAGATTGAGTATGAAGACAACTCCAATACTTCACTCGGTGGCTGGGGATGGCAG GCTTGCACACAGATGATCATGCCGATGTCAACCTCCAACGAGAGCATGTTCCCACCATACACATTCAGCTACGATGACATGTCTGATGCCTGTTTTCAGTTGAACAGGGTTCGGCCGAGGCCGCATTGGATCACAACTGAGTATTGTGGACAT AAGACAGATAAAGTGCTCAAGAGGTTTGGGAGCAACATCATCTTCTCCAACGGAATGCGAGACCCATGGAGTCGAGGCGG GGTGCTCAAGAATATCTCATCCAGCATCGTGGCCCTTGTCACAGAGAAAG GGGCTCATCATTTGGACCTCAGATCTGCAACCAAGGATGATCCAGATTGGGTTGTAGAACAAAGGAGACAAGAAGTTGAGATCATACAGGGATGGCTAGATCAGTATCATCAGGACATGGCATAA